The Macadamia integrifolia cultivar HAES 741 unplaced genomic scaffold, SCU_Mint_v3 scaffold624, whole genome shotgun sequence DNA window GTGcttcttattctcttctttgtgtatatatatatatatatatatatagatatatatatatatatatatatagatagatatatatatatatatatatatatatcattcttCAATTATCTGATTAGATTGTTTTTGTATGATATGTTCACTTGTCCCTCTACTCCATGTCAAAGCCAGTAGTACTCTTCGGCTGCTCATCCTATTTGATCGTTTGCTTTACCTAGGATCTTTGgctttttggccttttttttcctgcttAAGGTTAAGAAGTTCTCAAATGATttgtaaataattttgaaatttaataattcAGCAAGAAtttcaatcaaaattaaaagattTGAAAAAATTCACGTCTTCTTtgtgttttacaaaatgattaGGTTCTGAAATTTGGACTAAGATTTTCTGGTGGGTACTAATTAATTGGGTACCTACTGAACCTAGGAGACCAGTTGTGATTTCCTAGAAGGGTTTTGCTAAGGGACAACTCATCCCAAACTCAGGCCCCATTTCCCATCCCCATTTAAAGAAAATATCCTCTACTAAATGGATTAATCGGACCCATCTAATGGTGATTTGATCAGAAAGGAAATCCAATTTTACTGTGAAATGTCACTTCACATgtgttcttttccttctctatgggtgaaggaaaactttcagACTTATTGGACTGAGTTTTCCTCCACCATGGTGATCATCAGTAGCTTCAAATGGCCAAAGGAAAGCGTAGTTTTGACCTTGTCAATAGAGGTGGGAGTGTAATCTCCCAAGAGTCCAATCAATTTGTCACTTCATTAGGAggaaatttcctttttctctagtgaaggaaaactttcgcTTTAGCTCTTATATAAAAGTAGGATACTCTGCTAGGACTACAAATAGCGCAACCAAAGGGAGGGAGGAGGGTGAAAGGGGAAAGAGGCACGGCCCAAAATAAGGACCAGCCCCCCCAAATCCTCATTTTTTCCTCGTTTGGGATTAGCAAGATCATGCAAATGTATCATGAGTAATCCTTCACCTTCTCTTTCCCCCACTTCCTGCTAATTAACAGTTGTACTGTCTAGGAGACCCAAGCTGACACTGTTAACaagaaacctatcataaacaatATAGAGAGaggaatttcttcaaattattgattattattgaTGAAAAAGATGCAGCCAGACAGGATCAAAATGCATTGAGCAAAGATGAGAAAATTGGAATGATTGAGTAGCTCAAATTTATGCAAAATAGAAGGAAATGAGCTCATACGAGCATCTTTTTTTGATTACCTGGCCTCGCATGTACAATTCTATTAACTAGAGAAGACCAATACAAACATCCTAGAAAAAAATGGGGAACATATCTCTAGATGTAAATGCCATCTCTAGGAACGAAAGTTTAGACAAATATCAATAGAAAGTTTTATCAACAATTCATAGTTTACAAGTATGCTTACCACTCTAGTTCTTTGTTGAAGGTCTCGCACAAGCACAAAATATAGCCTTCTTTCGCCTGGGGCTGCTCCTGGCACCGCCATAGCCATACAGATAGTCCTTCAAGAGAACCCTCCTTTCTGGGACTTTTATTTGTCCTTTGCTGCTTCTATACTCGTCCAGCTTCGACAAATCAAACTGTATTTTCTGCATCCGAACTTGCAGACGTCCAATCTTTTCAGACACTCGCCGTGCTTGTTCTGAGACTCTCTTCCTTCGGACATTCCTAGTCTCCTCCATTTCTGACGCAGACTTTTCATCAGGGGACAAGAGACCCTCCTCAGCAGTCTTAGTTAATTTGCTGTTAACATCAGACAACTGCATGATGGCCTCTTCCATTTCCTGTAACTGCCCTTTCACGGTATCACACTCGATATCCTTGGAATTTTTGCTCTTCCCCAACATTTCCACCTTCTTTTTCAGTTCTTCCAATGTTATGTAAAGGTTCATCAACTTCTGAGCATCAGAAGCAAGTCTCtctaggatcttcctcttgttcCCCTGTTGATGTGGCTCTGTAACCCTCCTAGATACCTCTAGTATGTCAACACCCAACTCCTTCTCAACTTGCAACTCTGAAGATGGATGCTTGCTCTTCCGTTCCTTTGCATTAATCTCACCCTTCACAGGTGCAGATGACAGCTTCTGTCCCTTCTCAACTGTAAGATCTAGGTTGTAGTTATGATCAACAGTTTCCCATATCTCAAGCATGGCATCATCTGTCTCAACATTTCGTTTCTTATTCAGGCCATATTGCCCAACTCCATGGCCATAATATGACTGTTCAGAAACATGATCAAGTGGAATATCTTTCATCAGAAGAACATTCTTTATTTTTGATATTTGGGGTTCTGTTTTCTGTAGAGGGTCATCACTTGACTCATCCCTAAGTTCTGGGCCTTCTAGTTGCAAGACAATATCCCTGCTTGtttgaacttctttttctttccggGAGCTGTTCCTAGATCTTAACCCTTTGATCTCTTTCTTCACAGCCACTTGCTTGTCTTTGCCTAAGCTTTCCAGCACTGCAAGCCTCTCCTTCTCCACCACTATCTTCTCAATGGCTTTGACTCTATTCAGAAATTCCTGCAAATCAGAAACTCCATTTGGCAGCACAGCACAGTGATCTCCACTCATCAGTCCTTCACTCTTATCATGATATTGATTTTTCAATTCTACGTCCTGGAAACAAGTGCATGAAGTTATGTGAGGCAGTTAAGATCACTACAATAAACATATGGGATATATAGGTGGAACAATAGAAACACTGGAAGTGCTAGAACAAGCTCCATTAAGTGGAAAATGGTTCTGGGACTCCGAATCTCAAAAAGTAATGATCCACCTgataatttaaaaattagaagTAATATTGCAAGATTCTATAAccatgaaggaaaaaagaggcTCCAATATCATGGCATTTCCTTTGATGTTTTATACTAATTCATATTGAAGAAACAAGGTAATATGGATGGGTAGAAACGGAAAATGAGAACCTGAGGGGAAGAACTTCCCACCCAATTCTCACAATAATGGAGTGTTAGAAGCCCATCATGTGCTATTGTTTTAACAAGTAGGTGATCAACTGGATCCTAATGCTAACTGCTAAGGGACCTTATTGGACATGCTTATGGGTGGCCAAAATTTTGACTGCCTGATCCAACTGATTGTTTAACTTGGTTAAAGAGAGTCCTACAGAAATTATTTGTGCAAATTGAAAAGTAGGGAGTGTCCGGCTTGGGCAATTCAGACAAATAAAATACCTAGGTTTGTCCAAATTTGAGACACTGAGATAACAATAAGATTATGGGTTGCTTTAGTAATTGAGTATTGACTGAGTTGGCAAGAATTGTGTCACATCCGttaggtctcaagttcaaaagTTCTAACTagcatttttttattcatttttctcttgCTTCATTGTAGGGGGAAGTTAATGATGCACTTCAGTTGATATTTTAGACGGACATGGACATATATAATTGTCCAGATTTTTGCTACCCTAGTGATGCTACTATTCTAAATCTCAGACTATACATGGGAATCCACCCAGATGAAGTGCCGATGCACTTGGCCAACAAAGAAGCCTAGTAAGTAGTCATATAATATTCtttatctttcctttctttactgTCTAAATCCAACATTGAATAGCAGATACTGTAATTAACTCAGTCAACAAAGTATCCACTGTCCAATGCTGTCTATCAAAACTAAAAGGTAGATAGCCTCTCAAGGTTTTGAGACCTCATTATAGCTTGGACTGAAACAACTCAAACTGAATCATGGATTCAACCCATGAGTTTCTGAATGGTGGAATAAGTCTATACCATAAGCAGAGAAAGTAACTTACCATTGGTTCCATCTTTGTCTGCAAAAGAGCATGGTCTTCAAGAGATGAGATACCATCCCTCAAGGAAACTATGACAGGCAAATATGCAGCCAGCTCAGCTTTGAGTCCTCCATTTTCACCGTCCAAAACAGAAAGTTTTCCATTCAGCTGTTCAATCTCTACTTTGTTTGAAGCACTATCATGTTCAAGGATCTCACATGCTCCAACAAGTTCATGAACCTTCTGTTCAAGTAGAGCTTCCCAAACACTGGACATCTGCAGGTCTACATAGAATTTTGCAGCATCAGCCTCCAGGAGTATGacttcatttcttctctcttgCAGCTCACAACTAAAATTTTTCTCAGCATTTTTTAGTTGTATGGTTTCCTCACGTAATTTGCTGACTTCAGATTCAAACTCTCTATTTGCTTCCTGAATGCAACTGATCTCCACGATCTGACAGCTTTTATCTGCTGACAGCTCAAGGACATGCTTCTCTAGCTCCTGTCTTAACATCTCAGACTCATTCAGTTCCTTCTTCAGTTCCTCAACATTGTTACATAACATTTTGTTCTCACTTGCAGTAACTCCGAGCTTCTGTTCTGCATCTGAAAGTTCCATTTCCTTCTGATAAAGTAGATCCTTTGCCGTTGTGATTTGATGATTCAGTTGCCCATTTACATTCCTGACTCCATTCATCTCATTCTCTAATTCCTCAGCAGACTTCTCGAGATGCAGCTTTTCCCTCTCTACCATTTCCAACTTTTCTATTATTACTCTAATCGCACTCTGGAGATCACTGTTAACTCCACGAAGACAGTCCAGATCTTTGCTAAACTCTTCCAGTTTCACAGATTTCTCGGTGTTACAGCCCTCAAAAATCAAGGAGAGATTTCCCAAAGCAAATGCTTTACCAAGAAGAACACTTATTTCCTCCTCTTGTATGTGTGCCACCTTCTTCATGTCGGACAACTCCTTCctcaaaaatccattttcttcAAGTGATTTGGAATTTTCATTCTGTGACACAAGGCAAGCTTCCTGCAAATCAGAAATTTTAGCCAGTAGCTTCTCCGTTTCGGCTTTTAGAACCTCCTCCCGTTGCTCTCCCATCCTGATTTCTGATTGCAACTGCACATTCATCTCCAGAATTTGATGTTTCTCATTTTGCAACATCAATAGCTCCTCCATCCGGAGTTTGAACTCCTTATCAAGGGAGTTCCTTTCACGCTCAAGATGTGCTGTCTCTAGTCTCATTTGTTCTAGCAGGGTAAGCAGAACCAAATTTTGAAATGATAGCTGTTGCTTCTCATCCTGAACTCTCAAGAAAGAACAATTTGTATCTTCAATTTTCCTTAAAATATTCTGCAGTAGCACTTGATCTTCTCTGATCTTATGACTcccataatctgaatcaacttCAAGGGAATTCAAGATCTCAATAATCCCTGTTCTAAGATTCTCAATTTGGTCAGACAGGAATTTTGTTTCTACATGTagtttgtgattttttttttccagttctGAAATTAATTTCTCTGATAACTTGGAAGCCTCAAAGTGTTTCTGAGACTCGATAACCAGAGAGAGATTCTTTTCTTCCATGTCTCGGATAAACCTCTGCAGGATGAAGATCTCAACCTGAGTGTTCATGGATCTGTCAAGTTGTTCCtcaatttctttcttcctccattgACCTTCTTGTTGCAGGACATGGATATGCTTTTCTAGAGCAGCTAGCCTGGTTTCACTTGACTCGGAAAACCTAGCACGTTCTTCTTTTTCTAGGTCCAAGGAGA harbors:
- the LOC122069472 gene encoding protein NETWORKED 1D-like; the protein is MTTLLHSDSRRLYSWWWDSHISPKNSKWLQENLTDMDAKVKAMIKLIEEDADSFKGRVEMYYRKRPELMKLIEEFYRAYRSLAERYDHATGALRQAHRTISEAFPDQVPPVMADDSSEPHTPKTPHFLREPDDLHKDALELPSSQFHTMKRNGGYSEESDAETSKRGLKQLNDILGSGEMLPNHAKVAEVRVRKGLNFQEVDGQEQNLHDGVFHLSTENQNRASKAEMEVQKLKEALAKLEAEKEAGLLHYQQSMEKISHLETEVSSAQDGARGLHERASKAETEVQTLKAMLSNLEAEMEAGLLRYHECLERISSLETKITNAEDGAKNLDERACNAETEAENLKEALARLENEKEAALLQYNECLETISNLENKISSTEEEMKKLNERAERAETEVQTLKQALSILEEQKDAAAFQYKQCLERISILESEVSRAQEEARRLDTELETGLEKLHSSEEHCLLLESVNQSLRSEMEALVWKIGMQTQELKEKQEELQIFHTRIQEEHVQFLQADAALRTMQSLHSQSQEEQINLAVELQKTVQVLKDVELQKQGLEDRVQQIKEDNKILEDQNLSSARSMKSLQDEMFGLKETKEKLEAEVELRLDQRNALQQEIYCLKEEINDLNQRLLSIMEQVESLGLNPESFASAVKNLQDENLKLKEICQRGKDEKVTLLEKLENMEKLLGKNALLENSLSDVTAELEGLREKVKLLDGSCQSLHEEKSALVAEKASLVSQLEIMAEKVEKLLERSTLLENSLSDVVAELEGSKTKAKSLEESYQSLDNEKSAILSDKESLVSQLQIVQRRLEELENKCSQLEEKYFGLEKEKEFTLCQVKELRVSLDLEKEERARFSESSETRLAALEKHIHVLQQEGQWRKKEIEEQLDRSMNTQVEIFILQRFIRDMEEKNLSLVIESQKHFEASKLSEKLISELEKKNHKLHVETKFLSDQIENLRTGIIEILNSLEVDSDYGSHKIREDQVLLQNILRKIEDTNCSFLRVQDEKQQLSFQNLVLLTLLEQMRLETAHLERERNSLDKEFKLRMEELLMLQNEKHQILEMNVQLQSEIRMGEQREEVLKAETEKLLAKISDLQEACLVSQNENSKSLEENGFLRKELSDMKKVAHIQEEEISVLLGKAFALGNLSLIFEGCNTEKSVKLEEFSKDLDCLRGVNSDLQSAIRVIIEKLEMVEREKLHLEKSAEELENEMNGVRNVNGQLNHQITTAKDLLYQKEMELSDAEQKLGVTASENKMLCNNVEELKKELNESEMLRQELEKHVLELSADKSCQIVEISCIQEANREFESEVSKLREETIQLKNAEKNFSCELQERRNEVILLEADAAKFYVDLQMSSVWEALLEQKVHELVGACEILEHDSASNKVEIEQLNGKLSVLDGENGGLKAELAAYLPVIVSLRDGISSLEDHALLQTKMEPMDVELKNQYHDKSEGLMSGDHCAVLPNGVSDLQEFLNRVKAIEKIVVEKERLAVLESLGKDKQVAVKKEIKGLRSRNSSRKEKEVQTSRDIVLQLEGPELRDESSDDPLQKTEPQISKIKNVLLMKDIPLDHVSEQSYYGHGVGQYGLNKKRNVETDDAMLEIWETVDHNYNLDLTVEKGQKLSSAPVKGEINAKERKSKHPSSELQVEKELGVDILEVSRRVTEPHQQGNKRKILERLASDAQKLMNLYITLEELKKKVEMLGKSKNSKDIECDTVKGQLQEMEEAIMQLSDVNSKLTKTAEEGLLSPDEKSASEMEETRNVRRKRVSEQARRVSEKIGRLQVRMQKIQFDLSKLDEYRSSKGQIKVPERRVLLKDYLYGYGGARSSPRRKKAIFCACARPSTKN